The genomic interval CGTAAAGATTACGGGCGCGAGCAGGCTGATGTCATACTCAATATCACTGGCAACATCATCAGCGGTCAGGTCAATGGCGACACCGCCAAACAGCTTTCCGAGCGGTTTGGAAAAATAATGCAGGACAGGGAGAGTCTTTCCATTAACAGCTCAGATACGTCCATCAGCAGGTCAAAACAATTGGAAGCTGCTGTTCCTGCCTCTAAGATTTCCTGTTTAAGTTCAGGGGAATTTGTAGGTATAATTGCTGATAACCCTGACTGTAAAATTAAACTCAAAAAATTTCATTCCCAAATAATAAATAATCATGATGAGCTTAAAAAAGAAGAAAAATCATATCAGCTGATCAGTCCCGTACGTATCATAAATAATACTATGATTGAACGTAATTATCTGCAGATAAAAGAAGATATATCAGAGATTGTAAATTCTGAACTGGAACGTCTTTTGCATGACCCCGCATTGTCTCATTTAGTAATCAAAAAAAAGAAATAAATCATATTTTAATCTTATTATTCACTTGACCTTCGACTGGTTTTTAATTAATTTTGCCATATGAATCACGAAGAAATAAAACGCTATTTTGAGACCAATCCTCCTCCTTTGGAAGTGGAATTGACCCCATGGGCAAAGATTACCAATACACAAGTTTTTCTAAAAAGCTGCTATACCACTATCAGAAACTTTAATGGCCCTGTGGACCGATGCCCAGCATGGTGGCATCTGAGGGATTTTTATATCCTCATGAAAAAAACTGCCCAGCAGGCTGCAGTGGAAAAAATAGAAGAAACGCCTTTTGAAGAAATCCCTAATCAAGCTTCTTCTGAACCTGAAACGGCAGCCTGAAATTTCCATTTTTAAAAAAAATTAAACTGCATAAAAAAACAGCCCTGCATATATGCAGGGCTGTTTTTTTACAACTAATTTTATACTTTAAAAGAGCAGAAATTGGGTTTTATTTCGAACTGCACTGCTCCAATCCATAGTCATTATACCTTGAAGTAATTCTTTCAGCTCACTGTAAGTACTGGGTTTGACAGCATAAAAATCTGCGCCCAGCTGATAGGAGAGGTTTATATTATCGGGGCTTCTGCTGGTGGAGAGCATAATCACTTTTATATCATTGAACCGCTGCTGTTTACTGCGGATTTCTTCCAGGCACTGAAAGCCGTTTTTAACGGGCATATTAATGTCCAGGAAAATAATTTCAGGCAGGCCCGATTCTGCATTGTAAAGGGTATCGAGCAGCTGGTTTCCATCTTCAGATGCTTTTACAGTCACAGGAAGACTGAGCTCCTGTACTGCATCGAGAAAAAGCAGCCTGTCATCTTCGTCATCATCTGCCAGATAAATAATTCTTTGGGTATTCTGCTGTTGTAACATATCCTCAAAATTTATGCAGTTTCAGAAGACAAGTATCTAAGAATCAGCAAAAGTTTATATTACGACATATAAGCTGTTGTAAATCGATAAATAATCGAATTATATCCGTGTAGCGGTTAATAGCTTACAAATATAGGGTCTTTTCTTGCAAAAAAATCATTTAATTCAATGTTTAACTGAAAATTATGATGCCAATATTAATTATCACTGAATATTTTTATTTTTTCTTTAGATCTCTTCGCAGTAAAAGTTCTAAAACAGCTGCCTCAAGCGCCGATGAGTAAATTCTGAATAAAGGATTTTATGCTCAAATAATCAACATTTCAAATCCCCTGAAAAATAAGGATTTTAGAATTTTGTTATTATTTGTAACATAATTATTTCTAAAAATGTTACAATCTGTAGCTAGTTTTGATCTGTATAAACGGATAGAAATTATGAACAGGGCAATTGTACACATCGACATGAACACGTTTTTCGTATCCTGCGAAAGACTGACAAATTCTGAACTTAACGGTATCCCGCTGATCATCGGCGGAGGAGAAAGAGGTGTTGTGGCTTCGTGTTCCTACGAGGCCAGAAAATTTGGTGTTCGCTCCGCCATGCCCATTCATATGGCAATGAAATTATGCCCGCAGGCAAAAATCATGAAAGGCGACATGGAAATGTATTCACGGCTGTCGCATGACATCACCGAAATCATTCAGGAGAAAGCCCCCGTGGTGGAAAAAGCCAGTATAGATGAATTTTATCTGGACATCACTGGAATGGACAAATTTTACGGCAGCTACAAATGGACCGATGAACTCGCCCAGCGCATCACAAAAGAAACTGGTCTGCCCCTCACCTTTGCCCTTTCTGTCAATAAAACTGTATCGAAAATCGGAACAGGAGAAGGCAAACAGAAACAGAATCTTGAAATCCCCGAGCATCTGGTCCAGCAGTTTTTAAACCCGCTTTCCATCCGCAAAATCCCGATGGTCGGCGAGCAGACCTTTCAGACACTCTCCCGCATCGGGATCCGCACCATCCAGACCCTTTCGGAAATGCCCGCTGACGTACTTGGGCAGATGATCGGAAAAAACGGCATAGAACTTTGGAAAAAAGCCAACGGAATTGACAACAATCCGGTGGAACCATACACCGAAAGAAAGTCTATTTCAACCGAACATACCTTTACCCAGGATACCATTGACATCCCGAAATTAAACAGGGTGCTGTTGGGTATGGTGGAAAAACTCTCCTATCAGCTCCGCTCAGAAGAGTGGCTCACATCAACGGTAACGGTCAAAATAAGGTACGCCAATTTCGATACGGAAACCAAACAGTGCAGGGTACAGTATACCTCGGCAGATCATATCCTAACCCAAACCGTGCAGGAGCTTTTTGATAAGCTGTACCAGCGAAGGATGCGTCTGCGCCTTATCGGGGTTCGCTTCAGCGGACTGGTCAGGGGCACCTATCAGATCGACCTGTTTAATGATACCGAAGAAATGCTGGCACTTTACCAGGCCATGGACCGCATGAAAAGCCGATACGGCTTTGATGCCGTTATGCGATGTGCAGGCGCATCTTTCAAGCCTAACACAAAAAATGAAATCTTAAAACGTAAACCCTGAGAAACCATGTACCTCAACTGCCACTCTTTTCACTCCCTGCGTTATGGCACCATACCGCTGGAGGAGCTCGTGCCTCAGGCTGGGGCCTGCGGTGTCACGGCAATGGCACTCACTGATATCAATACGGTAACGGGTATTTATGATTTCATCAGACAGTGCGGCCATGCGGGCATAAAACCAATTGTGGGGATTGAATTCCGCTCGGAACATAAACTTCGCTATATCGGTCTGGCCCAAAACGCAGTGGGGCTTGCGCAGATGAACCGTTTTTTAACGAAGTACAATTTTGAAAAAAAACCGCTGCCCCAGACAGCTCCTTTTTTTTCAGATGTTTTCATCATTTACCCCCTGGAAAATGCCCCCGAAGAGCTGCGCCAGAATGAATACATCGGCATTCGTCCCGATCAGCTGCAGAAGCTTGTCCTATCGCAGTGGAGAAAACGAACGGCAGATATGGTAGTGCTGCAGCCTGTCACTTTTCGCACCAAAAAGGAATATAACCTGCACCGTATACTGCGTGCTATTGACCGAAATGTGATCCTTTCCAGACTGGAGCCTGAAGATACGTGCGGCAAGTCTGATAAGATGATTCCACTTTCAGAGCTTCTTATGTTTTACGAACACTATCCGCAGATCACCCAGAACACGCAGAAAATTATAGATGCCTGTAATTTTACTTATGATTTCCAGACACCGAAAAATAAAAAGTACTACACCAACAGCAGAAAAAGCGATATAGATCTGCTGACATCACTGGCAAAACAAGGTCTGGTCTGGCGCTACGGTGCAAAAAACATCCGCGCAAGGGAACGCATGGAAAAGGAACTCAAGGTCATCGGCCAGCTGGAATTCAGCGGCTATTTCCTTATCACTTGGGATATTATCCGTTTCAGCACAAGCCAGGGTTTTCTGCATATCGGCAGGGGAAGCGGCGCCAACAGTATTGTTGCATATTGTCTGGGCATTACCGACATCTGTCCATTAGAACTGGACCTCTATTTTGAGCGTTTTCTAAATGAAAACCGC from Flavobacterium sp. YJ01 carries:
- a CDS encoding response regulator, with the translated sequence MLQQQNTQRIIYLADDDEDDRLLFLDAVQELSLPVTVKASEDGNQLLDTLYNAESGLPEIIFLDINMPVKNGFQCLEEIRSKQQRFNDIKVIMLSTSRSPDNINLSYQLGADFYAVKPSTYSELKELLQGIMTMDWSSAVRNKTQFLLF
- the dinB gene encoding DNA polymerase IV — translated: MNRAIVHIDMNTFFVSCERLTNSELNGIPLIIGGGERGVVASCSYEARKFGVRSAMPIHMAMKLCPQAKIMKGDMEMYSRLSHDITEIIQEKAPVVEKASIDEFYLDITGMDKFYGSYKWTDELAQRITKETGLPLTFALSVNKTVSKIGTGEGKQKQNLEIPEHLVQQFLNPLSIRKIPMVGEQTFQTLSRIGIRTIQTLSEMPADVLGQMIGKNGIELWKKANGIDNNPVEPYTERKSISTEHTFTQDTIDIPKLNRVLLGMVEKLSYQLRSEEWLTSTVTVKIRYANFDTETKQCRVQYTSADHILTQTVQELFDKLYQRRMRLRLIGVRFSGLVRGTYQIDLFNDTEEMLALYQAMDRMKSRYGFDAVMRCAGASFKPNTKNEILKRKP